The proteins below come from a single Lineus longissimus chromosome 5, tnLinLong1.2, whole genome shotgun sequence genomic window:
- the LOC135487795 gene encoding zinc finger protein 468-like: protein MISGGDFRCLVCAKAFHRKGDLKRHTLIHTGEKPHACDFCGKSFAQKCHLKHHRMIHTGEKPYVCSICGKSFIQKSALNGHMIIKVCLYPFLFQHFGQNRCLRSRPIFATRATPRCPICTSTFSSVGNLKVHMRTHSGEKPFECKFCPKAFVSTTHLKQHTRIHTGDKPYVCHICGKSYSQGSPLKVHHIRYHTNKAESLY, encoded by the exons ATGATAAGTGGAGGGGATTTTCGGTGTCTTGTGTGTGCCAAGGCTTTTCATCGGAAAGGAGACCTCAAGCGCCATACGCtgattcacacaggagaaaaaccgcATGCATGTGATTTTTGTGGGAAAAGTTTTGCTCAGAAATGTCACTTGAAACATCACAGAATGatccacacaggagagaaaccatatgttTGTTCTATTTGTGGGAAAAGTTTTATCCAGAAAAGTGCTCTGAACGGTCACATGATA ATAAAGGTCTGTCTATATCCTTTTCTTTTCCAGCATTTTGGCCAAAACAGATGTCTGAGATCTCGTCCTATTTTTGCCACCAGAGCAACACCCAGATGTCCTATCTGTACTTCAACATTTAGCAGTGTTGGAAATCTCAAGGTCCACATGAGAACACACTCCGGTGAAAAACCATTTGAGTGCAAGTTTTGCCCGAAAGCGTTTGTTTCAACAACGCACTTGAAACAGCACACACGGATTcacactggtgataaaccatatGTTTGTCACATTTGTGGTAAGTCTTATTCCCAGGGCAGTCCTCTAAAGGTTCATCATATTCGATATCATACAAATAAAgcagaatctctctattaa
- the LOC135487870 gene encoding zinc finger and BTB domain-containing protein 17-like isoform X1 → MKDSTMSMSESQEEESSPSQNMQMELHSKGAVLTKAWSDLFSFITKYQAELTVKENTVEIAEREIDVRKRQLEEMKPMVDAGNEEVEKLQEEIRTKERLLNKSQSELSVKEQMLRSVRSDLTCNMELLEKARCDLLDRQSELVRNRGDLERLKSELTIKQDQIQIKDNLLRKLQNQLMKENAELKEQLEIERKTLELERRNFEMERRSHELNRKKRREKTRPSSAAGVIEIPDSPPNLELSVEQDSDFIITSAETKSVVSQPMEEDMYQFSHSTAQDSHISPMRTPTKPPPAWSMPSPSATSPQQFSLPLSDVPTTFHDTFPQSDSFNVSATSGSDTFFPLSVEGGDSKAGIDTSAGAMFSDTEMQGSGQYMPGTPGSSGTSDSNQGGPVPVSGPIPTSGMPGSGLQEGADGKVRNLEKSSVKVEADYEETYKIEVAPGIEAHAEAAEEVNTTLGVEANLEAEVVKKWVTVHRCRICDKTFNAASLLKIHMRIHTGEKPYACDICGRRFSQKSHVRPHRMTHTGEKPNVCDECGMCFSRGGQLRCHKAVAHHTGVKKAERKKAENRIEAIVEAAATLGVEANLDPDVLRKFVTANHCAFCDKTFPTASVLEIHMRIHTGEKPYECEVCGTHFRQKSHLKEHRLIHTGEKPVACDQCGQCFAWTKGLRAHKLSVHSNEKPYKCDICEKGFADSGNLKRHKIIHTGEKPYQCSVCSKSFNQNSVLRRHMTTHSQEKDGDLKEEEDTMAPLLDRPTPDFP, encoded by the exons ATGAAGGACAGTACAATGTCGATGTCagagtcccaagaagaagaGAGCAGCCCCTCCCAGAATATGCAGATGGAGCTGCACAGCAAAGGAGCTGTTCTGACCAAAGCCTGGTCTGACTTGTTTAGCTTTATTACGAAATATCAGGCAGAGCTGACAGTGAAGGAGAATACTGTTGAAATTGCTGAACGGGAGATTGATGTGCGTAAAAGACAGTTGGAGGAAATGAAACCGATGGTGGATGCAGGGAATGAGGAGGTAGAAAAATTACAAGAAGAGATTCGAACCAAGGAAAGACTGCTGAATAAATCACAATCTGAACTTTCTGTGAAAGAACAGATGTTACGAAGTGTGCGGTCAGACCTGACCTGCAACATGGAACTTTTAGAAAAAGCCAGATGTGATCTTTTAGATAGACAATCAGAACTTGTGCGCAACAGGGGTGATTTAGAACGCTTAAAATCAGAATTGACTATAAAACAGGACCAAATACAAATAAAAGACAATTTATTGAGAAAGTTACAAAATCAGTTGATGAAAGAAAATGCTGAGCTCAAAGAACAATTAGAAATAGAAAGGAAAACCCTTGAATTGGAGAggagaaattttgaaatggaaCGAAGATCTCATGAACTAAACAGGAAAAAAAGAAGAGAGAAAACG AGACCTTCCAGTGCTGCCGGTGTGATAGAGATCCCAGACTCGCCTCCAAATCTAGAGCTTTCCGTGGAACAAGATTCAGATTTCATCATCACTTCAGCTGAGACGAAGTCTGTGGTATCACAGCCAATGGAGGAGGACATGTATCAATTTTCTCACTCCACTGCACAAGACAGTCACATTTCGCCCATGAGAACGCCTACCAAGCCACCGCCAGCTTGGTCAATGCCGTCTCCCTCCGCCACCTCCCCACAGCAATTCTCACTTCCTTTGTCGGATGTTCCGACTACCTTCCATGACACTTTCCCTCAAAGTGACAGTTTCAATGTTTCTGCCACATCAGGAAGCGATACATTTTTTCCATTAAGTGTTGAGGGTGGGGACTCAAAAGCAGGCATTGACACATCTGCTGGTGCTATGTTCTCGGACACTGAAATGCAGGGTTCAGGACAATATATGCCTGGAACACCTGGAAGTTCCGGGACAAGTGACAGTAATCAAGGGGGCCCTGTGCCAGTATCGGGGCCAATTCCAACTTCAGGGATGCCTGGGAGTGGCTTGCAAGAAGGAGCTGATGGAAAG GTTAGAAACCTTGAGAAGTCCTCTGTGAAAGTAGAAGCCGATTATGAAGAAACTTACAAAATAGAGGTGGCACCAGGCATTGAAGCACATGCAGAGGCTGCCGAGGAAGTCAACACAACTCTTGGAGTCGAAGCGAATCTTGAAGCTGAAGTAGTTAAGAAATGGGTTACCGTACACCGCTGCAGAATTTGTGATAAAACATTCAACGCAGCGAGTTTGTTGAAGATTCACATGCGTATTCACacgggagagaaaccatatgcgTGTGATATTTGTGGGAGACGCTTCAGCCAGAAGAGTCATGTGAGGCCTCATCGAATGACTCACACGGGGGAGAAGCCCAATGTTTGTGATGAGTGTGGTATGTGTTTCAGTCGTGGGGGGCAACTGCGATGTCACAAAGCCGTCGCACATCACACCGGGGTGAAGAAGGCAGAACGGAAAAAAGCAGAAAACAGGATCGAAGCAATTGTTGAAGCTGCGGCAACTCTTGGAGTTGAAGCAAATCTTGACCCTgacgttctcagaaaattcgtTACTGCAAATCACTGTGCATTTTGTGATAAAACTTTTCCCACAGCGAGTGTATTGGAAATTCATatgcgtattcatacaggagagaaaccatatgagtGTGAGGTCTGTGGGACACATTTCCGCCAGAAGAGCCACTTGAAGGAACACCGATtgattcatacaggagagaaaccagtGGCCTGTGACCAATGTGGACAATGCTTTGCTTGGACAAAAGGATTGCGAGCGCATAAACTCAGCGTTCACTCGAATGAAAAACCATATAAGTGTGATATTTGCGAGAAAGGTTTTGCGGATAGCGGGAATTTGAAACGGCATAAA
- the LOC135487870 gene encoding zinc finger protein 362-like isoform X2, whose translation MKDSTMSMSESQEEESSPSQNMQMELHSKGAVLTKAWSDLFSFITKYQAELTVKENTVEIAEREIDVRKRQLEEMKPMVDAGNEEVEKLQEEIRTKERLLNKSQSELSVKEQMLRSVRSDLTCNMELLEKARCDLLDRQSELVRNRGDLERLKSELTIKQDQIQIKDNLLRKLQNQLMKENAELKEQLEIERKTLELERRNFEMERRSHELNRKKRREKTRPSSAAGVIEIPDSPPNLELSVEQDSDFIITSAETKSVVSQPMEEDMYQFSHSTAQDSHISPMRTPTKPPPAWSMPSPSATSPQQFSLPLSDVPTTFHDTFPQSDSFNVSATSGSDTFFPLSVEGGDSKAGIDTSAGAMFSDTEMQGSGQYMPGTPGSSGTSDSNQGGPVPVSGPIPTSGMPGSGLQEGADGKDCDKKSQRQSSDNGGPTPLDKTFKCSICSKRFKTNAHLKSHMLTHTREKSFCCVTCDKWFAQKHQLTSHARTHSGERPYVCSVCKRAFSQWSSMKRHEMIHKDLSANSEFKCAVCSKVLTRKERLKSHMRIHTGEKPFGCHLCDERFREKRRLLVHIRNHTGEKSYMCHQCGQRFSQSNSLLSHQLVHMGGCNP comes from the exons ATGAAGGACAGTACAATGTCGATGTCagagtcccaagaagaagaGAGCAGCCCCTCCCAGAATATGCAGATGGAGCTGCACAGCAAAGGAGCTGTTCTGACCAAAGCCTGGTCTGACTTGTTTAGCTTTATTACGAAATATCAGGCAGAGCTGACAGTGAAGGAGAATACTGTTGAAATTGCTGAACGGGAGATTGATGTGCGTAAAAGACAGTTGGAGGAAATGAAACCGATGGTGGATGCAGGGAATGAGGAGGTAGAAAAATTACAAGAAGAGATTCGAACCAAGGAAAGACTGCTGAATAAATCACAATCTGAACTTTCTGTGAAAGAACAGATGTTACGAAGTGTGCGGTCAGACCTGACCTGCAACATGGAACTTTTAGAAAAAGCCAGATGTGATCTTTTAGATAGACAATCAGAACTTGTGCGCAACAGGGGTGATTTAGAACGCTTAAAATCAGAATTGACTATAAAACAGGACCAAATACAAATAAAAGACAATTTATTGAGAAAGTTACAAAATCAGTTGATGAAAGAAAATGCTGAGCTCAAAGAACAATTAGAAATAGAAAGGAAAACCCTTGAATTGGAGAggagaaattttgaaatggaaCGAAGATCTCATGAACTAAACAGGAAAAAAAGAAGAGAGAAAACG AGACCTTCCAGTGCTGCCGGTGTGATAGAGATCCCAGACTCGCCTCCAAATCTAGAGCTTTCCGTGGAACAAGATTCAGATTTCATCATCACTTCAGCTGAGACGAAGTCTGTGGTATCACAGCCAATGGAGGAGGACATGTATCAATTTTCTCACTCCACTGCACAAGACAGTCACATTTCGCCCATGAGAACGCCTACCAAGCCACCGCCAGCTTGGTCAATGCCGTCTCCCTCCGCCACCTCCCCACAGCAATTCTCACTTCCTTTGTCGGATGTTCCGACTACCTTCCATGACACTTTCCCTCAAAGTGACAGTTTCAATGTTTCTGCCACATCAGGAAGCGATACATTTTTTCCATTAAGTGTTGAGGGTGGGGACTCAAAAGCAGGCATTGACACATCTGCTGGTGCTATGTTCTCGGACACTGAAATGCAGGGTTCAGGACAATATATGCCTGGAACACCTGGAAGTTCCGGGACAAGTGACAGTAATCAAGGGGGCCCTGTGCCAGTATCGGGGCCAATTCCAACTTCAGGGATGCCTGGGAGTGGCTTGCAAGAAGGAGCTGATGGAAAG GACTGTGACAAGAAGTCTCAGAGGCAAAGTTCTGATAACGGAGGGCCAACGCCATTGGATAAAACGTTCAAATGTTCCATATGTTCAAAAAGGTTTAAAACAAATGCTCATTTAAAGTCGCATATGCTTACTCATACTAGGGAGAAATCATTTTGTTGTGTCACATGTGACAAGTGGTTTGCACAGAAGCATCAACTGACCTCCCATGCCAGAACTCATTCCGGAGAGAGACCATATGTCTGTTCTGTTTGCAAGAGGGCGTTTAGCCAGTGGAGTAGTATGAAAAGACACGAAATGATCCATAAGGACTTGAGCGCGAATTCTGAATTCAAGTGCGCTGTGTGTTCAAAGGTTCTGACCAGAAAGGAGCGTTTGAAAAGTCACATGcgcattcacacaggagaaaaaccatttggtTGCCATTTGTGTGATGAACGTTTCAGGGAGAAACGCCGTCTGCTCGTTCATATAAGGAATCACACAGGAGAGAAGTCATATATGTGTCATCAATGTGGCCAGCGTTTCTCACAGTCGAATAGCTTGTTAAGCCACCAGTTAGTCCATATGGGAGGTTGTAATCCTTAA